The Panacibacter microcysteis genome includes a window with the following:
- a CDS encoding VOC family protein, with product MRQKLNLITLGVSDVETTARFYESLGWKRSEHSTGDLVLFPLGGITMALYPRHLLAEDAAISDDATGFAGVTFSLNTKSEEEVDSVLHEVQSKGATIVKPAQKVFWGGYSGYFKDPDGHLVEIAFNPFWELDKEDNLKL from the coding sequence ATGAGACAAAAACTTAACCTGATTACGCTGGGCGTAAGCGATGTTGAAACAACAGCCCGCTTTTATGAATCGCTTGGCTGGAAAAGATCGGAGCATAGCACAGGAGACCTCGTATTATTTCCTTTGGGTGGCATAACCATGGCGCTATACCCCAGACATTTGCTTGCAGAAGATGCTGCAATAAGTGATGATGCTACAGGTTTTGCGGGCGTAACATTTTCTCTTAACACCAAATCTGAGGAAGAAGTAGATAGTGTACTGCATGAAGTGCAGAGCAAGGGCGCTACGATCGTTAAACCTGCACAGAAAGTATTCTGGGGCGGCTATAGCGGCTATTTTAAAGACCCGGATGGTCACCTGGTAGAAATTGCCTTTAATCCTTTCTGGGAACTTGATAAAGAGGACAATTTAAAGCTTTGA
- a CDS encoding (4Fe-4S)-binding protein, translating into MPVKTHKYTNNDVTVIWQPEMCMHSTICFKGLIEVFDPKKRPWVNMEGATTERIIEQVRKCPSGALSYVMNNEQAPEENNSAVLSEAANVINIQVLPNGPLLIQTDCVITYADGRQETKKGNTALCRCGASANKPFCDGSHRKTGFVG; encoded by the coding sequence ATGCCCGTAAAGACACACAAATACACCAATAATGATGTAACCGTAATATGGCAACCAGAAATGTGCATGCATTCTACGATTTGTTTCAAAGGGTTGATAGAGGTTTTTGATCCTAAGAAAAGACCGTGGGTAAATATGGAAGGTGCTACAACTGAACGAATTATTGAGCAGGTGCGTAAATGCCCGAGCGGCGCACTCAGCTATGTAATGAATAATGAACAGGCACCGGAAGAAAATAACAGTGCTGTACTTTCAGAAGCTGCAAACGTCATCAACATACAGGTGCTGCCCAATGGGCCACTGCTGATACAAACCGACTGCGTGATTACGTATGCAGACGGCAGGCAGGAAACAAAAAAAGGCAATACTGCATTGTGCCGCTGTGGCGCATCTGCCAATAAACCATTTTGCGATGGTTCTCACCGCAAAACTGGTTTTGTTGGGTAG